One window from the genome of Trueperaceae bacterium encodes:
- a CDS encoding altronate hydrolase, whose product MSNTSSKGRHNRWLFTEVGRLPDANDNVGVATRRLEAGDQIIFRGNEITLDCTILEGHRFAVESIPAGTPLLSWGLPFGRATQHIDAGKYVCNTGMLEALEHRSTNAQLPEEPNFEDEIVPYELDEESFIPAQQVFPVMDNRSFLGYHRSGDRGVGTRNTIVLLAVSSLAGGYVKKLEEHFSGVSDTFANIDGIKAVAHTEAGDEREPNNREHVLRTLAGFVVHPNVGAVLIVDRGHEVITGEDLRNYLIKNDYPLNAVPHYFLSLKAPLEEDLKHGQVLIQEWLESIKDTSAIPTPVSELKIALQCGGSDSFSGISGNPLAAWVAREIVQRGGAANLAETDELIGAEAYVLQAVRDLPTARAFLEAIKRFKERAAWHGATAEGNPSGGNKLRGLYNIVLKSIGAAKKKHPDVRLDKVVQYGEPMCEPGYYFMDSPGNDLESIAGQVASGCNLIFFVTGNGSITNFPFVPTIKIVTTTERFKLLSSDMDVNAGAFLEDIEMDDLGSQTFDLALEIASGRLSVGEKAGHSQVQIWRNWQQKDSHALPNLLRPTSVLVKPHTVEGKPNENFVRLLRNSEADLFPRIGLILPTSCCAGQIAGMAATSLNKMGQIRPGGIDRFVALVHTEGCGVAGVNDLHSRTLLGYLSHPSVHSALLLEHGCEITHNDFMRHQLSTLGLDPKNYGWASIQLDGGINSVIEKMSTWFAKQSNSATESVIGAGIHLSLGLLTSGQPSSLAARTFGVLTQAVVGAGGSIVIPQNSELLTNDDFLKMIIGNTLPAPTLTYGQTIKTPGFHIMEAPTKHWVETITGLGATGVTALIGLVSDSTQQVHPLLPLLQVTSDQETFGRLEADLDLLLTDNANNNVEHLLQLALNAQAGRSIPKLSNRGQEDFQLTRGLLGISM is encoded by the coding sequence ATGAGCAACACAAGCAGTAAAGGAAGGCATAACCGATGGTTATTCACTGAAGTCGGTCGTCTCCCAGATGCGAACGATAATGTTGGCGTGGCCACTCGTAGGTTGGAAGCAGGTGACCAAATAATATTTAGGGGTAATGAAATAACGCTCGATTGTACAATCCTGGAAGGTCACCGTTTCGCTGTCGAAAGTATCCCCGCTGGAACCCCCCTTCTGTCGTGGGGCCTACCGTTTGGCCGAGCTACCCAACATATTGACGCTGGTAAGTATGTGTGCAACACAGGAATGCTCGAAGCTCTGGAACATAGGAGTACAAATGCTCAGCTTCCGGAAGAACCTAACTTTGAAGACGAGATTGTCCCTTACGAGCTAGATGAAGAATCATTCATTCCAGCACAGCAGGTTTTTCCAGTCATGGACAATCGCAGTTTTTTAGGGTATCACCGCTCTGGTGATCGCGGTGTCGGTACCCGGAACACTATAGTGCTACTGGCTGTAAGTTCGCTAGCTGGGGGCTACGTGAAGAAACTCGAGGAGCACTTCTCGGGCGTCTCGGACACTTTCGCTAACATTGACGGAATCAAAGCTGTCGCCCATACAGAAGCTGGAGACGAGCGTGAACCTAACAACCGGGAACACGTGCTACGCACTCTTGCGGGTTTCGTTGTTCATCCTAACGTTGGAGCGGTCCTCATTGTGGATCGTGGTCATGAAGTAATAACGGGTGAGGACCTACGTAACTATCTCATTAAGAACGATTACCCCCTTAACGCTGTACCACACTACTTTCTTTCTTTAAAAGCTCCTCTGGAAGAGGATTTGAAACACGGTCAAGTTTTAATACAGGAATGGTTGGAATCTATTAAGGACACATCTGCTATCCCAACACCTGTATCGGAACTCAAGATTGCCCTGCAATGTGGTGGTTCTGACTCCTTTTCTGGTATCTCTGGAAACCCTCTCGCGGCTTGGGTAGCCCGCGAAATTGTTCAGCGAGGTGGAGCTGCAAACCTAGCGGAAACCGACGAACTAATCGGAGCCGAAGCATATGTCTTGCAAGCCGTTCGAGATCTTCCGACAGCTCGCGCTTTCCTGGAGGCCATCAAGCGATTCAAAGAGAGAGCTGCCTGGCATGGCGCCACAGCAGAGGGTAATCCTTCTGGTGGAAATAAACTACGTGGGCTGTACAACATCGTCTTAAAATCTATCGGGGCGGCAAAAAAGAAGCATCCCGACGTACGGCTTGATAAAGTTGTTCAATACGGAGAGCCTATGTGCGAACCCGGCTACTACTTCATGGATAGCCCAGGTAATGACCTCGAAAGTATCGCTGGACAGGTTGCCTCAGGTTGCAACCTTATTTTTTTCGTAACGGGGAACGGCTCGATAACAAACTTCCCTTTTGTACCAACGATAAAGATCGTCACCACCACTGAGCGATTCAAGTTGCTGTCGTCCGATATGGACGTAAACGCAGGTGCGTTCCTCGAGGATATCGAGATGGATGACCTCGGTAGTCAGACTTTTGACCTCGCGCTTGAAATAGCCTCGGGACGCCTGAGCGTTGGTGAAAAGGCAGGTCATTCCCAAGTGCAGATCTGGCGTAATTGGCAACAGAAAGATAGCCACGCCCTACCTAACCTACTTAGACCAACTTCGGTTCTTGTTAAACCCCATACTGTAGAAGGTAAGCCAAACGAGAACTTTGTACGGTTGCTCCGAAATTCTGAGGCTGATCTGTTTCCTCGGATCGGCCTGATCTTGCCGACAAGTTGCTGTGCTGGGCAGATCGCCGGAATGGCAGCCACTAGTCTTAATAAGATGGGGCAAATTCGACCCGGTGGAATCGATCGGTTTGTTGCTCTAGTCCATACGGAAGGTTGTGGTGTAGCTGGTGTGAATGATCTCCACTCCCGGACTTTACTCGGCTACCTCTCCCACCCCTCAGTACACTCTGCTTTGCTCCTCGAACACGGTTGCGAAATAACACATAACGACTTTATGCGACACCAACTTTCTACGCTAGGGCTTGATCCAAAAAATTACGGATGGGCCAGTATTCAGCTTGACGGTGGCATTAATTCCGTTATCGAAAAAATGTCAACCTGGTTTGCAAAACAATCCAATTCCGCTACAGAATCTGTAATTGGTGCTGGTATTCATCTTTCATTAGGCTTGCTAACCTCTGGACAACCTTCATCATTAGCTGCTCGCACATTCGGCGTTTTAACCCAAGCGGTCGTTGGGGCCGGTGGCAGTATCGTGATTCCACAAAACTCTGAGCTACTAACTAACGATGATTTCCTTAAAATGATTATAGGCAATACTTTACCTGCACCCACCTTGACCTACGGGCAGACCATAAAAACTCCCGGTTTTCACATCATGGAAGCCCCCACTAAACACTGGGTAGAGACCATTACTGGCCTTGGAGCTACTGGTGTCACAGCACTCATTGGACTTGTTTCTGATAGTACGCAACAGGTTCATCCTTTGCTTCCACTACTTCAAGTTACTTCCGACCAAGAAACCTTCGGACGCTTAGAAGCTGATCTTGACCTCCTCCTTACAGACAATGCGAATAATAATGTTGAACACCTTTTGCAACTAGCTTTGAATGCTCAGGCTGGGAGGTCAATACCTAAATTAAGTAACCGCGGCCAGGAAGATTTTCAACTAACGCGAGGACTTCTTGGTATCTCTATGTAG
- a CDS encoding gluconolactonase, which produces MVIETKYEIFDERFEKLIVPNAKLEMLGTGTIWAEGPVYFSNGEYLLWSDIPNDRIMRWSESDGITTHKQPATYTNGHTLDHQGRLLSCSHGARRVTRTEHDGTITVLADNYLGKKLNSPNDIIVKSDGTIWFTDPPYGILSDHEGHKAPQEQAGCYVYRLDPEAGHLETVATDRVKPNGLAFNLDESILYVSDTAISHDEKGWHHIFAYDVIDGIELANSRIFAEVNPGCSDGFRLDINGYIFTSSQDSIQVFSEKAELLGKIMVPEVSANCTFGGQNKSRLFITATTSMYAIELNTRGVQTT; this is translated from the coding sequence ATAGTGATTGAAACAAAATACGAAATCTTCGATGAGCGCTTCGAGAAACTCATTGTTCCGAACGCAAAGCTGGAAATGCTTGGTACTGGAACCATTTGGGCTGAGGGCCCTGTATATTTTTCTAATGGGGAGTACCTACTATGGAGCGATATTCCCAATGACCGGATCATGCGGTGGTCAGAATCTGATGGAATTACTACCCACAAGCAACCAGCTACCTACACGAACGGACACACCCTTGATCACCAGGGGCGATTACTTAGCTGCTCACATGGCGCCCGCCGCGTAACACGTACTGAACACGACGGCACAATTACCGTGCTGGCGGACAACTACCTGGGTAAAAAACTCAACTCTCCTAATGACATTATTGTCAAAAGTGACGGCACAATCTGGTTTACAGATCCTCCCTATGGCATTCTCAGTGACCACGAGGGTCACAAAGCCCCTCAAGAACAGGCTGGTTGTTACGTCTACCGGTTAGACCCTGAAGCTGGTCATCTTGAAACTGTTGCTACTGACCGAGTCAAACCGAATGGGCTCGCTTTTAATCTTGACGAGAGCATACTTTACGTTAGTGACACTGCTATTTCTCACGACGAGAAAGGTTGGCACCATATTTTTGCTTACGATGTTATTGACGGCATAGAACTGGCAAACAGCCGGATCTTCGCTGAGGTAAATCCTGGTTGTTCTGATGGCTTCCGACTTGATATTAATGGTTACATATTCACCAGTAGTCAGGACTCAATTCAGGTTTTCAGCGAGAAGGCCGAGCTTCTTGGCAAAATCATGGTGCCAGAGGTAAGCGCTAATTGCACCTTCGGTGGTCAGAACAAGAGTCGCCTCTTCATTACCGCTACAACTTCGATGTACGCTATCGAGTTGAACACTAGGGGAGTCCAAACAACATAA